A region of the Pseudomonas sp. TH06 genome:
GAGCGCGCGGTGAGGAACACGGCAGTGCCCTGTACGCGGTGCGGCGGTTGCACGCGGATGCTGCTGATGAAGATCGGCAGCGGCAGCGCGCCTTCGTCCAGACGCTCGACCAGCAGTTGCTTGCCGCGCTTCCAGGTGGTCATCAACACAAACAGTGCAATACCGGCGATCACCGGGAAAGCGCCGCCCTGAACGATTTTCGGCACGTTGGCGGCGAAGTACAGACCGTCCACCAGCAGGAAACCGATCAACACTGGCACCGCGAGGATCGGTGGCCATTTCCACAGCAGCAGCATCACCGCCGACACCAGAATCGTGGTCATCAGCATGGTGCCGGTCACCGCGACGCCGTAGGCCGAAGCCAGTGCGCCGGAGGATTCGAAGCCCAGCACCAGCAGGACAACGCCGACCATCAGCGACCAGTTCACCGCGCCAATGTAGATTTGACCCTGTTCAGCGCTGGAGGTGTGCTGGATGTACATGCGCGGGATGTAGCCGAGCTGAATCGCCTGACGGGTCAGGGAGAACGCGCCGGAAATTACTGCTTGCGAGGCGATCACCGTCGCCAGGGTCGACAGACCAACCAGCGGAATCAGCGCCCAGCTCGGTGCCAGTAAATAGAACGGGTTACGCGCCGCTTCCGGGTTTTCCAGCAACAAGGCGCCTTGGCCGAAATAATTCAGCACCAACGCCGGCAGCACCAGAATGAACCACGCGCGGGCAATCGGCTTGCGACCGAAGTGGCCCATGTCGGCGTACAGCGCTTCGGCACCGGTCAGCGCCAGTACCACGGCGCCGAGGATCGCCACGCCCATGCCAGGGTGAACAGTGAAGAAACGCACCGCCCACAGCGGGTTCAGCGCATGCAGCACTTCCGGCGTGTGGCTGATGCCATACACACCGAGTGCGCCGAGCACCAGGAACCAGGTGACCATGATTGGCCCGAACAGAATGCCGATCCGCGCGGTGCCATGGCTCTGGATCAGAAACAACCCGACCAGCACCACCAGCGACAACGGCACGACCCAGTGATCAATACCATCAAACGCCAGACCCAGACCTTCAATCGCCGACAGCACGGAAATCGCCGGGGTGATCATGCTGTCGCCATAAAACAGCGCCGCACCGATCAGTCCGCAAACCACCAGTAACGAACGCAACTTCTTGCGATGCCCCGCCGCCCGCCGTGCCAGCGCGGTGAGCGCCATGATCCCGCCCTCGCCCTGGTTGTCGGCGCGCAGCACGAACATCATGTATTTGATCGACACGACCCAGATCAGCGACCAGAAGATCAGCGACAGAATGCCCAGCACGCCGTCGTGGTTGACCGGTACGCCGTAACCGCCGGAAAACACTTCTTTGAGGGTGTACAACGGGCTTGTGCCGATGTCGCCGTAAACTACCCCGACCGCCGCGACCAGCATGCTCAGCGGCTTGGTGGCCGAACCCTCGGCGCCTGCCGCATGACTACTTGCCTGACCCATCCAACACTCCTACTTCTCAGAACCGGCTTCTTTGAATGAAGCACTATGCTTTGTGGTGCAGCATGCGCTGTTTTACCTGTTGTTACAGACGTTTTGTTGACTGTAAAAAATTGGTAAAGCTCAACGGCGCGAAGCATAGCGCAGCACTCGTCGTATTTCCCGGCATAAAGCTGGTCAAGTGCGCTCCTCGCCGCTAGAATTGCGCACTTTTTGATCAGAGGCGCGCCCTAAGCGCCCGTCCGTCGGCTTTTCGCATCAGGAAAGCGGCGTCACAAAATACCGAGGTTAGACATGTCCACCACTCCCGCGCCGGCCAATCCAAAGGTTGGCTTTGTATCTCTGGGTTGCCCTAGCGATACACGAAATAAACACTAGTCATTCTTGCAAAGGCTTAGAACAATCCTCCCAACGCTGCCGGCTCCCAATTCATGATCACCAGCTCACCGCTGACCTGCGGCTTCCCCTGCCGCTGATTGCCCGTGCTGTAGCGGATATCCAGCGTCTCAAAATGAAATCCTTCGAACACCCGCCGAATGTCCGGATGGTCGTTGATACTGACCATTACCTTGCCTTTGCAACGTCGCATAAAGTCAGCCATGCGCTCGTAGTTCTCGAATGGAAAGTCCACGCCATAACCCGCTGTCTCCCAGTAAGGGGGATCCATGTAATGGAAGGTATGAGCACGGTCGTAACGTTCCGCGCATTCAAGCCATGGAAGATTCTCAACGTATGTACCCGACAGACGCTGCCAGGCGGCTGAAAGGTTCTCTTCGATACGCAACAGATTGATAGCGGGTCCGGTAGTGGCAGTGCCAAAT
Encoded here:
- a CDS encoding potassium transporter Kup, translating into MGQASSHAAGAEGSATKPLSMLVAAVGVVYGDIGTSPLYTLKEVFSGGYGVPVNHDGVLGILSLIFWSLIWVVSIKYMMFVLRADNQGEGGIMALTALARRAAGHRKKLRSLLVVCGLIGAALFYGDSMITPAISVLSAIEGLGLAFDGIDHWVVPLSLVVLVGLFLIQSHGTARIGILFGPIMVTWFLVLGALGVYGISHTPEVLHALNPLWAVRFFTVHPGMGVAILGAVVLALTGAEALYADMGHFGRKPIARAWFILVLPALVLNYFGQGALLLENPEAARNPFYLLAPSWALIPLVGLSTLATVIASQAVISGAFSLTRQAIQLGYIPRMYIQHTSSAEQGQIYIGAVNWSLMVGVVLLVLGFESSGALASAYGVAVTGTMLMTTILVSAVMLLLWKWPPILAVPVLIGFLLVDGLYFAANVPKIVQGGAFPVIAGIALFVLMTTWKRGKQLLVERLDEGALPLPIFISSIRVQPPHRVQGTAVFLTARSDAVPHALLHNLLHNQVLHEQVVLLTVVYEDIPRVPPSRRFEVDSYGDGFFRVILHFGFTDEPDVPQALKLCHLDDLDFSPMRTTYFLSRETVIASKLEGMARWREALFAFMLKNANGNLRFFNLPLNRVIELGTQVEM
- a CDS encoding DNA adenine methylase, producing MSTPIIPWMGGKRRLADRLIPLFPPHECYVEVFAGGAALYFMRPQPSPVEVLNDINGDLVTLYRVVQNHLEEFVRQFKWALSSRQVFEWQKMTRPETLTDIQRAARFFYLQHHAFAGKVSGQSFGTATTGPAINLLRIEENLSAAWQRLSGTYVENLPWLECAERYDRAHTFHYMDPPYWETAGYGVDFPFENYERMADFMRRCKGKVMVSINDHPDIRRVFEGFHFETLDIRYSTGNQRQGKPQVSGELVIMNWEPAALGGLF